The Malus domestica chromosome 13, GDT2T_hap1 genome includes a window with the following:
- the LOC103404171 gene encoding protein trichome birefringence-like 5 has protein sequence MRSHFLVNEEVRINAQGSSSPTLSIDQIDNTAEHWKMADILVFNTGHWKNYYKERDYLYPKLDAVDSYKRAMRTWANWIDHNINPSKQPHMRGRGGNWDSGGVCNGEKEPVVSGAILDDYPLEMKIVEVLNMRIPVRLLNVTRLTNFRKDGHPSIFGKNATPGKNVSTVIQDCSHWCVHGVPDTWNELIYATFALQQTYSK, from the exons ATGAGGTCACATTTCCTCGTCAACGAAGAAGTCCGCATTAATGCTCAAGGGAGTTCTAGTCCAACTCTTTCAATAGATCAAATTGACAATACAGCTGAACATTGGAAGATGGCTGACATTCTTGTCTTTAACACTGGCCATTG GAAAAACTACTATAAAGAGAGAGATTATCTTTATCCAAAGCTTGATGCGGTTGATTCCTATAAAAGGGCTATGAGGACATGGGCAAACTGGATTGATCATAATATTAATCCATCAAAGCAG CCTCATATGCGTG GTAGAGGTGGAAATTGGGATTCAGGTGGGGTTTGCAATGGAGAAAAAGAACCAGTCGTAAGTGGAGCCATACTTGATGACTATCCTTTGGAAATGAAGATAGTGGAGGTACTCAATATGCGGATTCCTGTGAGGCTGCTGAACGTGACAAGGTTGACCAATTTCCGCAAAGATGGCCATCCATCGATCTTTGGCAAGAATGCAACCCCTGGAAAAAATGTTTCCACAGTGATCCAAGACTGCAGCCACTGGTGTGTTCATGGGGTCCCTGATACATGGAACGAGCTCATTTATGCCACTTTTGCTTTACAGCAGACCTACTCAAAGTAA